The Rhodothermales bacterium genome contains the following window.
TAGCGCCGTCAGGCCTACTCCAAGGTTAGCAGCTCCCACGGGCGTGAGCGGAGCACTCGGTGGCAGGTTGAGACTCAACCTATGCACGGGCGCCGCTGTCCGAGAGACAGCCGGCGTTCCTGGAGGTCCTAGAAACTGAAAGACAAGTGCAGTCGCAAGAACACCCGCGATCAGTCCGCCAGCGGCCCAGTATATCTTCTTTGACGACTGTGCCCCGGCACCAGGCGATGCAGCCGGAATTGCACCGGTCCGCGAGCGAGTCACCGACATCAGATCTATGCGCTCGAGATCGACTTTGATCTCGGCCGCGTGCCCGTAACGCTTGCCCGGCTCCTTGTCGAGACACTTCTCGACAATCAGCTCGAGCTCCATCGGAACGCCCGTGCGCAGCGCCGTCAGCGGCTCGGGCGCTGCGTTCAGGATGCCGTACACGACGGCCTGCTCGTAGTCTCCCGGAAACGGCATACGACCGGTGACCATCTCGTACAGGATGACTCCGAGTGACCAGATGTCGCTGCGGCCGTCTACCTCCTCGCCGCGCGCCTGCTCCGGACTCATGTAGGCAGCGGTTCCCAGCGTGGAGCCCATCTGCGTGAGCCGCGTCGACGCCGTGGTCTTCGCGAGGCCGAAGTCGAGTATCTTCGCGACACCCTTCTTCGTGATCATCACGTTGCCGCACTTGATATCGCGATGGACGATGTCCTTCTCGTGAGCTGCGTTCAGTCCGTCCGCAATCTGGGATGCGATGGAGATCGCATCTTCAAGCGGAAGCGGTCCTTGTGACACGCTCTCGGCGAGTGTCTGTCCCTCGATATACTCCATCGCGATGAGGGGCGTAGTAGGAGACGAGGCGATGGGTTCTGGGGAGATCCCCGCTTTCGCAGGGATGATATTATCAGAACGTTCATTCGCGTCATCCCCGCGACGGCGGGGATCCATTTCCTCGCCTGTCGACCCTGGCACAGACAGCGACACCTCATCGATCTCAAATACCGTCGCAATGTTGGGATGATGCAGTGCGGCCGCCGCCCGTGCCTCCCGGTAAAACCGCGCCCGGTCATCTTCCGTGATGAGTGCCTGCGGCGGCAGAAATTTGAGCGCCACCGTACGGTCGAGCTTCGTATCCTCGGCCTTATACACCACACCCATACCGCCGCGTCCGATCTCGTCGGTGATTCGATAGTGCGATATGGTCGTTCCGATCACTTCTCCTCGAACTCCGAGTACCAGTTCTCGACGACGGTTATTGCCGTCGTGCTTTCGGCCCCCTCGAAGCCAACCACGATAAACTCGTCTCCACTCGGGCCAACACCGTAGTATCCGTTATGAAATCCGGACGTGAAGCTGTGACCAAACGGTGCTCCGTTGAACAGAACAGAGGCTTCGCCGATGACTGGTTGTTCACCGGAGGTATCCACAGGAACAGAAACAAGGTTTCCACTGGTGTCTACATAGAAGATTTCTCCTCCTTTCGGATTCCAGTGGGCAATTGTACCGCCCTCTCCAGACACGGGCCATTCCCTTCGACCGTCCGGAAAGCGGGTCAAATAGATTTCCCATCGACCCGTCCGATTCGCATGATAGGCCACAAATCGTCCATCCGGGGAAACGGCCGGCATCGCCTCGTCGAAGGGGGTCTTCACCAATGGTTGCGGCTCGCCTTTTGTAACTATTCTTCCATTCTCGACTTCAACCGGGACGTACACTATGTCGCGGTTCGTCTCCTGTTGGATTTCGTAATAGACCAGGTGCTTACGGTCCGGGGTCAGGTCGGGGCCAAACTCTGGAGTCGTGGTAGCAACCAGGTCGTAGGTACGCGTGGCGTCGTCCGTATCCACTGCCTCGATATCGCCGCGTCCGGATCCTCCAAGCCGCGTGTATATCAAAAGATTGGTCCCCGGAATCCATATGTCTGGATACTCGCCTCCGTCGCCAAACGTCAGGCGAACCCGTGCTTCTCTTCCCACAGAGTAAAGCCAGACATCACCGTTGTAGCCTACGGCTACGCGGCTGCCATCCTCAGAAAGCACCGGGTCGAAGGAACCGCCGTCCGCCGTTCCGATCGAAGCCACGGTGTTTCCGATACGGTCAACCAGCAATAGTTCGGTCTGCCGCGTGGATACCTGACTCGAGGGTATCGTCGGCGCACGCGAAATTCCGCTCGTGACACCCTGATACACGAGGGTTCCTGACTCAGAAATGCTCGGCCGTCCGGCGCCCGTCTCAATTCTGAGGGGTTGGACCACCGAACGATCCGACTCAGACAGCGATATAGCCCAAATGGCGCCACCTGTCGCATACACAATGTGTCCGGTGGGAGAATACGCGGGATAGACGGCGTCCCGACTTTCAACGGAGAGCAGCGAACGGGCAGAACCATCCGCAGAAATCGTCTCAAAATCTACCCGGGGTGCGTCATCGTCGGACGAGAGTTTCGACAGGATGAAGGAGCGGCCACCTTTCATTGGACCGATGTCGAGGTATGTGTAGACGCCCGGATCTTCAGATGACCTGAGAAAGGATCGCGGAGATCCACCCTGCTCGGGCACAGCAAAAACCTCGCTTGTCGCTCCACCAGTGACAACAAGAAAGTATATCGTCCCGTCGGCGGTCCAGACAGCGT
Protein-coding sequences here:
- a CDS encoding serine/threonine-protein kinase, whose amino-acid sequence is MKPGTRISHYRIVDQLGRGGMGIVYKAEDTKLDRIVALKVLPAAALASEDDRARFYREAKAAASLHHPNIATIFGIDEGQVDDGAESQPFIAMEFVDGQTLAERIAQGPLPIRDAVSIAVQIAEGLKAAHAKGIVHRDIKSGNVMLREDGRAKILDFGLAMTAASTRLTQLGSTLGTAAYMSPEQARGEEVDHRADVWSLGVVLYEMITGRLAFPGDYEQAIVYGILNAEPEPVTGLRTGVPMELERIVTKLLAKDRSRRYQNAADLVVDLESVDVEASRVSSVGVVSKTGVAATALSPPAERSRFRWLWVPVALVLFLAGLAAGRILQSPDNPPLRKYQIPVEALEGFAVSPDGESVAYSAGGALWLRLLSDLNHRRLVDSIGVENPFWSPGGDQIGFVAGGKLSRIDATGGAAVEICEIPFGGFLNAVWTADGTIYFLVVTGGATSEVFAVPEQGGSPRSFLRSSEDPGVYTYLDIGPMKGGRSFILSKLSSDDDAPRVDFETISADGSARSLLSVESRDAVYPAYSPTGHIVYATGGAIWAISLSESDRSVVQPLRIETGAGRPSISESGTLVYQGVTSGISRAPTIPSSQVSTRQTELLLVDRIGNTVASIGTADGGSFDPVLSEDGSRVAVGYNGDVWLYSVGREARVRLTFGDGGEYPDIWIPGTNLLIYTRLGGSGRGDIEAVDTDDATRTYDLVATTTPEFGPDLTPDRKHLVYYEIQQETNRDIVYVPVEVENGRIVTKGEPQPLVKTPFDEAMPAVSPDGRFVAYHANRTGRWEIYLTRFPDGRREWPVSGEGGTIAHWNPKGGEIFYVDTSGNLVSVPVDTSGEQPVIGEASVLFNGAPFGHSFTSGFHNGYYGVGPSGDEFIVVGFEGAESTTAITVVENWYSEFEEK